A single genomic interval of Stenotrophomonas sp. ZAC14D1_NAIMI4_1 harbors:
- a CDS encoding glycosyltransferase family 2 protein, whose protein sequence is MSRQRLTFVIAAHNEELALPQLHPRLCAVLDALDDVDGHILYVDDGSTDATWAVIEHLAHPDPRVSALRLSRNFGKEAALTAGLDQVREGAAMILDADGQDPPELVPTFVAYWKQGYDNVYGTRRVRDGESWSKRTTAALFYRVIGRLSRTPIPADTGDFRLLSARALSALREMRERHRFMKGLFSWVGFRRVAVPYHRHARLAGNSKFSLWNLWNFALEGITGFSTVPLRAATYLGLATAAAAFVFGVWVIVKAALYGDRVAGWPTMMAVILFLGGVQLIALGLIGEYLGRLYEESKQRPLYLVDAWLAPSVADSGLQPTLGGQADDVGTATVGRQVP, encoded by the coding sequence ATGAGCCGCCAACGCCTGACCTTCGTCATCGCCGCCCATAACGAGGAACTGGCGCTGCCCCAGCTGCACCCGCGCCTGTGCGCGGTGCTCGACGCGCTGGACGATGTCGACGGCCACATCCTGTACGTCGATGACGGCAGCACCGACGCCACCTGGGCAGTGATCGAACACCTGGCCCATCCCGATCCGCGCGTCTCGGCATTGCGGCTGTCGCGCAACTTCGGCAAGGAGGCCGCGCTGACCGCCGGCCTGGACCAGGTGCGCGAAGGGGCGGCGATGATCCTCGATGCCGATGGCCAGGATCCGCCGGAACTGGTGCCGACCTTCGTCGCGTACTGGAAGCAAGGCTACGACAACGTCTACGGCACGCGCCGGGTGCGCGACGGCGAAAGCTGGAGCAAGCGGACCACGGCGGCCCTGTTCTACCGCGTGATCGGCCGCCTCTCGCGCACGCCGATTCCCGCCGATACCGGCGACTTCCGCCTGCTTTCGGCGCGCGCGCTGAGCGCGCTGCGCGAGATGCGCGAGCGCCATCGCTTCATGAAAGGCCTCTTCAGCTGGGTGGGCTTCCGCCGCGTGGCCGTGCCCTACCACCGCCATGCGCGGCTGGCCGGCAACAGCAAGTTCAGCCTCTGGAACCTGTGGAACTTCGCCCTGGAAGGCATCACCGGGTTTTCCACCGTCCCGCTGCGGGCAGCAACCTACCTGGGCCTGGCGACCGCCGCAGCGGCGTTCGTGTTTGGCGTGTGGGTGATCGTCAAGGCCGCCCTGTACGGCGACCGTGTGGCGGGCTGGCCGACGATGATGGCGGTGATCCTGTTCCTGGGCGGCGTGCAGCTGATCGCCCTGGGGCTGATCGGGGAGTACCTGGGCCGCCTGTACGAGGAGTCCAAGCAGCGGCCGCTGTACCTGGTTGACGCGTGGCTAGCACCTTCCGTGGCAGACTCGGGCCTGCAACCCACCCTGGGAGGGCAGGCAGATGACGTCGGTACGGCAACTGTTGGACGGCAAGTCCCCTGA